One stretch of Bdellovibrionales bacterium DNA includes these proteins:
- a CDS encoding tetratricopeptide repeat protein yields the protein MSPIPLSTNRSAIVKMAGSVVRWLVAWSVSLCGVLIVRLRASLPRASAAAILTMALVLPVFMGLITGCHSSDKTSLSRGRKALEKNDYDSAIREFNKVVENSTDPSLISESSRFLADIYIAQKKDYKMGLKYLDVSINTSANALSSRESMKRKAAVLFHHLSRYEEAIPLYVRLLGSDPLSPAETGEYRLNLAKSYFLLSQFQQARIEAQRVLKDSEDQQHRDRASKLIADTYISGDGDAKDAAEQYKKIMGDIQDVETKKDMALNLALWLEQKEKYKEAFTVLENLNLKEDEFIAAKMKQLDRLYLLQTRRPR from the coding sequence ATGAGTCCGATACCCCTCTCGACCAATAGAAGCGCCATCGTTAAAATGGCTGGATCCGTCGTTAGATGGTTAGTTGCTTGGTCGGTCAGCTTGTGCGGCGTACTCATCGTACGCCTCCGCGCTTCTCTCCCGCGCGCCTCGGCTGCAGCCATTTTAACGATGGCTTTAGTGTTGCCCGTATTTATGGGGCTGATTACTGGGTGTCATTCGTCGGATAAGACGAGTTTGTCGAGGGGGCGGAAGGCTCTTGAGAAGAACGATTACGATTCGGCCATTCGTGAGTTTAATAAGGTTGTAGAAAATAGCACAGATCCTAGCTTAATCAGTGAGAGCTCTCGCTTTCTCGCGGATATTTATATCGCGCAAAAAAAAGATTATAAAATGGGCCTTAAGTATCTCGATGTTTCCATCAATACATCGGCCAATGCGCTTTCTTCGCGCGAGTCGATGAAGCGCAAAGCGGCCGTGCTGTTTCATCACCTTTCACGCTATGAAGAGGCCATCCCCCTGTATGTTCGCCTCCTGGGATCAGACCCACTTTCTCCGGCGGAAACGGGAGAGTATCGGTTGAATTTGGCAAAAAGTTATTTTTTGTTATCGCAGTTTCAGCAGGCGCGCATCGAGGCTCAAAGAGTCCTTAAGGACAGTGAGGACCAGCAGCATCGTGACCGAGCCTCTAAGCTGATCGCCGACACTTATATCTCTGGAGACGGGGATGCAAAAGATGCGGCTGAGCAGTACAAAAAGATCATGGGTGATATTCAGGATGTGGAAACTAAAAAAGATATGGCGCTCAATTTAGCCTTATGGTTAGAACAAAAAGAAAAATATAAAGAGGCATTTACGGTCCTCGAAAATTTGAATTTAAAAGAGGATGAATTTATCGCCGCAAAGATGAAGCAGCTCGATCGGCTTTATCTTTTGCAAACACGGAGGCCAAGATGA
- the atpB gene encoding F0F1 ATP synthase subunit A — protein sequence MTHFNWIQHITHVDHHYVHVATGAAVAVGIIALGLRARLALGSGEAAIAPAPKLSVRGVFEIVTEGTYNVAELVLGHDGPKFVPLVASIFLFVLINNLVGLLPGMTPATDNFNTSFAIGIFSFAYYNYVGVRDEGLNYFKHFLGPVWWLAWLVLPIELISHAFRPLTLGIRLAGNITADHTVLGVFLEIAPWVVPVAFYMMGLIVSIIQAFVFALLTLVYVMLAKAHDH from the coding sequence ATGACTCACTTTAATTGGATTCAGCACATCACTCACGTTGATCACCACTATGTTCATGTGGCTACAGGCGCCGCAGTGGCCGTAGGAATTATTGCCCTTGGTCTCCGAGCCCGTCTTGCTCTCGGAAGTGGCGAAGCTGCTATCGCTCCAGCGCCAAAGTTGTCTGTCCGCGGAGTTTTCGAAATCGTCACTGAAGGAACATACAACGTGGCGGAACTTGTTCTTGGACACGATGGACCTAAATTTGTTCCTCTTGTGGCTTCGATTTTCCTATTTGTTTTGATTAATAACTTGGTGGGCTTGCTTCCGGGCATGACCCCCGCCACAGATAACTTCAACACCTCGTTTGCGATTGGTATTTTTTCTTTTGCTTACTACAACTACGTCGGTGTGAGAGACGAAGGGTTAAATTATTTTAAACACTTCCTGGGGCCAGTATGGTGGCTCGCATGGCTTGTACTTCCGATCGAGCTGATTTCACATGCCTTCCGCCCATTAACACTGGGGATTCGATTGGCAGGGAATATCACGGCAGATCACACGGTTCTCGGCGTGTTCCTCGAGATCGCTCCGTGGGTTGTACCGGTGGCCTTCTATATGATGGGGCTCATCGTTAGCATTATTCAGGCATTTGTATTTGCATTATTAACATTAGTTTACGTCATGTTGGCGAAGGCGCATGATCACTAA
- a CDS encoding ATP synthase F0 subunit C has translation MRNISKTAAVSLGALLVSVPAFAQTTGNGDLSFIGMMAIGAAIAIGLAAFGAASGQGKAAAAALDGIARNPSASGSMFLPLVLSLVFMEALGILAFLVGNGLVSSLVEVLKKVFGLA, from the coding sequence ATGAGAAACATTTCTAAAACAGCAGCAGTATCCCTAGGTGCATTGCTCGTATCCGTTCCTGCATTTGCTCAGACTACAGGTAATGGCGACTTGTCATTCATCGGTATGATGGCGATCGGGGCCGCTATTGCCATCGGTCTAGCGGCATTCGGTGCAGCGTCTGGCCAAGGTAAAGCCGCAGCCGCAGCTCTTGATGGTATCGCTCGTAATCCTTCAGCTTCTGGAAGCATGTTCCTACCTTTGGTATTGAGCTTGGTTTTCATGGAAGCTTTGGGAATTTTAGCATTCCTCGTTGGTAACGGATTGGTGTCCAGCTTGGTTGAAGTCCTTAAGAAAGTCTTCGGTCTAGCTTAA